The following are encoded in a window of Alosa sapidissima isolate fAloSap1 chromosome 10, fAloSap1.pri, whole genome shotgun sequence genomic DNA:
- the LOC121720702 gene encoding TYRO protein tyrosine kinase-binding protein — protein MSRGICIVAPLVKMSDQVSGKQDCGQCYQVDISIVVALISCDILLTVLIALSVYCCVSRQRRRTGLHPQPSDAGKGKQLTSSKKTKKPEVTESPYQELYGVQSDVYNDLRQYRK, from the exons ATGAGCAGAGGCATTTGTATTGTGGCCCCACTCGTGAAAATGTCCG ATCAGGTTTCTGGGAAACaag ACTGTGGCCAGTGCTACCAGGTCGATATCAGCATTGTGGTGGCCCTCATTTCCTGTGACATCCTCCTGACAGTCCTGATCGCCCTCTCTGTGTACTGCTGCGTGTCTCGTCAGAGGAGAAGAACTGGTCTGCATCCACAGCCAAGTGATGCAG GTAAAGGTAAACAGCTCACTTCCTCAAAAAAGACCAAAAAGCCCGAAGTCACTGAGTCGCCATACCAG GAGCTGTATGGGGTCCAGTCAGACGTTTACAATGATCTGAGACAGTATCGGAAATGA